In Ignavibacteria bacterium, a single genomic region encodes these proteins:
- a CDS encoding response regulator, whose product MTKADILIVEDDEIIASLIKTYLERSNYNVIDVTSDGEKAVSLALNSNPDLILLDIFLKNSIDGIEVAKRINNQKEIPIIFLTADSSDETIQRAKITQPHGYLVKPVDSVVLITNIELILQKQYSHNKKLLETLKKAYDELESKVRVRTNELYKANENLKNEIEQRLRIEKELRRADTLVTIGKMSAVLAHEIRNPLNSIKINADILIDNDSFTESQKKRLKIIHKEVERLNNLVKDVLLFSRQSDLLLSEFMLESFFETIHLQLKAILEEKKIVIEFKTPKVKVRGDIEKLKQVFLNLMINAIDAIYENGRIEINSFTNSNDKFIIEIKDNGCGIADTNKLFEPFYTTKNLGTGLGLPISQNILRRHNGNLYLLSSKPNETIFRIELPLNNIIFI is encoded by the coding sequence ATGACCAAAGCAGATATATTAATAGTTGAAGATGATGAGATAATAGCATCGTTAATTAAAACATACTTAGAAAGAAGTAATTATAATGTTATCGATGTAACTTCAGATGGAGAAAAAGCTGTCAGCTTAGCATTGAATTCAAATCCTGATTTAATTCTACTAGATATTTTCTTAAAGAACAGTATAGATGGCATTGAAGTAGCAAAACGAATTAATAATCAAAAGGAAATACCGATTATTTTTCTCACAGCAGATTCAAGTGATGAGACAATACAAAGAGCCAAAATAACACAACCTCACGGATATTTAGTGAAACCAGTTGATAGTGTAGTTCTAATAACTAATATCGAACTAATACTCCAGAAGCAATATTCGCATAATAAAAAACTATTAGAAACGCTGAAGAAAGCGTATGATGAGCTAGAATCGAAAGTCAGGGTGAGGACTAATGAGTTATACAAAGCTAATGAAAATTTGAAAAACGAGATTGAGCAAAGATTAAGAATAGAAAAAGAATTACGCAGAGCAGATACATTAGTGACAATAGGAAAAATGTCTGCTGTCCTTGCTCATGAAATAAGAAATCCGTTAAATTCGATTAAGATTAACGCTGATATACTTATTGATAATGATTCTTTTACTGAGAGTCAAAAAAAGAGACTTAAAATTATACACAAAGAGGTTGAGAGACTGAACAATTTAGTGAAGGACGTTTTACTTTTTTCGAGGCAAAGTGACCTTTTATTGAGTGAATTTATGCTTGAGAGCTTTTTTGAAACAATACATTTGCAGCTTAAGGCAATACTTGAAGAAAAGAAAATCGTCATCGAATTTAAAACTCCTAAGGTGAAAGTAAGGGGCGATATAGAGAAACTCAAACAGGTTTTCCTTAATTTAATGATAAATGCAATAGACGCGATTTATGAAAACGGCAGGATAGAAATAAATTCTTTTACAAACAGCAATGACAAATTTATAATTGAAATAAAGGATAATGGCTGCGGAATTGCGGATACGAATAAGCTTTTTGAACCCTTTTATACGACAAAGAACCTCGGAACCGGTTTAGGTCTTCCAATATCCCAGAATATACTAAGAAGACATAATGGTAATCTATACTTACTCAGCAGTAAACCAAACGAAACAATATTCAGAATTGAGTTACCATTAAATAATATCATATTTATATAA
- a CDS encoding sigma-54 dependent transcriptional regulator has protein sequence MKKVLLIDDEKDAADSLSSWFEDKGYSIKTAYSGKEGIEHVMSFDPDVVVTDIKMPDMSGLEVLSAIKEYDEMIQVIVITAFDDMDTTIEAIQKGAYDYLAKPLDIKRLELSVRRAIENRKKSQKLELLEPENLTESENSLQLVGKSSVMMEIFKKIGKSSANRVTVLIQGESGTGKELIARIIHKSGITKDQPFVAINCTALPENLLETELFGHVKGSFTDAIRDKRGKFELAGEGTVFLDEISEMSFKLQAKLLRVLQEHEFERVGGENSIQLKARIIAATNKNLSKMVNEGTFREDLYYRLSVFSITSPPLRDRRNDIELLVKHFIEKINTKLHKNVRKIPKEVMYLLKNHEWRGNVRELENTLMQAVVLSKSDMLEKENILLKKYTDNEFSDLLARENISLEELEKEYIKRILTRTDWNVNRTCEVLKISKATIYRKIEQYGLKQLKQN, from the coding sequence ATGAAAAAAGTACTTTTAATAGATGATGAGAAAGACGCAGCGGATTCATTGTCCTCATGGTTTGAGGATAAAGGATACAGTATAAAAACTGCATACTCAGGTAAAGAAGGAATAGAGCACGTAATGAGTTTTGATCCGGATGTAGTAGTAACGGATATAAAAATGCCAGATATGTCAGGACTTGAAGTACTATCGGCTATAAAAGAATATGATGAAATGATACAGGTAATTGTTATAACAGCCTTTGATGATATGGACACAACTATAGAAGCCATACAAAAAGGTGCTTACGACTATCTTGCTAAACCACTTGATATTAAAAGGCTTGAACTATCAGTCAGAAGGGCAATAGAAAACAGGAAGAAGAGCCAGAAGCTTGAATTACTTGAACCAGAAAACCTAACGGAAAGCGAGAACAGTTTACAGCTTGTAGGAAAATCATCTGTCATGATGGAAATATTTAAGAAAATTGGAAAATCATCTGCTAACAGAGTAACTGTACTTATACAGGGAGAGAGTGGAACAGGAAAAGAATTAATTGCGAGAATAATACACAAAAGCGGCATAACAAAAGATCAGCCGTTTGTAGCGATTAACTGTACAGCACTGCCCGAAAACCTACTTGAGACAGAATTATTCGGACATGTAAAAGGTTCATTTACAGATGCTATTAGAGATAAGCGTGGAAAATTTGAACTAGCAGGAGAGGGCACTGTATTTTTAGATGAAATATCGGAAATGTCATTCAAACTTCAAGCAAAGCTGCTAAGAGTTCTTCAAGAGCATGAATTCGAAAGAGTAGGAGGTGAAAATTCAATACAGCTAAAAGCGAGGATAATAGCCGCGACGAACAAAAATCTCAGTAAAATGGTAAATGAAGGAACATTTAGAGAGGACCTTTATTACAGGTTAAGTGTTTTTTCTATCACATCACCACCTTTAAGAGACAGACGCAATGATATTGAATTACTTGTAAAGCATTTCATTGAAAAGATAAACACAAAGCTTCATAAAAACGTTAGAAAAATACCGAAAGAAGTTATGTATCTTTTAAAGAATCACGAGTGGAGAGGGAACGTTAGAGAGTTGGAAAACACACTAATGCAAGCGGTTGTTCTATCTAAATCAGATATGCTTGAGAAGGAAAATATATTACTGAAGAAATACACCGATAATGAATTCAGTGACTTACTTGCGAGGGAAAACATCTCACTTGAAGAGCTTGAAAAAGAATATATAAAAAGAATACTTACCCGTACAGACTGGAATGTAAATAGAACATGTGAAGTATTAAAAATTAGTAAAGCAACAATATACAGGAAGATAGAGCAATACGGATTGAAACAACTGAAACAAAATTAA
- a CDS encoding M1 family metallopeptidase, whose amino-acid sequence MKYIISIALAFYSLSLSAQNIFVPNEINNAYEKQTRSVTGSPGVNYWQNSADYEIDVFINSFTQKLTATARIKYYNNSPHSLDRIVFRTYQDFSKPGKSRDWEVNEKNLTKGLEIAKLVINSNDVDLKSNSVSRGGTNLVVKLNTPLSPKSSCNIIIDWSFIIPEDFPRMGKYDSTSYMIGHWYPQVSVFDDIDGWDMIDYKGQVEYYNDFNNFNVKITTDRPNMCVWATGLLQNPDEILQDYYLKLYNAAVKDDDFFEVDCSVLNSTNQLTKNNGNNVWYFKADNVPDFAFAMSDHYKWKMKNVNSGKVNLHTAFRPNALAYNKYNVFNIAEKFIEYMGNTYPGVPYPYSSMTVFNGEGGMEYPMIINDDDTETWESTVYLTSHEMSHTFFPFYIGTNERKYAWMDEGWAVFLPQEFQSLMEKFAPVDSFRDTNRIDSRAYNVISYLKTAGTFYDIPMLSISNQLRSPSYRLNAYNKAALVYDILKEMVGDVMFKDFLKEYIRIWNGKHPTPYDFFNLFNTFTKTDYNWFWKRWFMEFGTADLGLYKFNQNDDFTLSFVVSNKGGMPVPVQISITDVNNRNIVIKKSASVWENTNSISISDKFTGKVSVIILGSKYIPDSNLNDNEIRNN is encoded by the coding sequence ATGAAATACATTATATCAATCGCACTTGCTTTCTACTCACTTTCACTAAGTGCACAGAATATCTTTGTTCCGAATGAAATTAATAATGCTTACGAAAAGCAAACTCGGTCAGTAACCGGATCTCCGGGTGTAAACTATTGGCAAAATTCTGCTGATTATGAAATTGATGTGTTCATTAATTCATTTACACAAAAATTGACAGCAACAGCAAGAATCAAATATTATAATAATTCTCCGCATTCTCTCGATAGGATTGTTTTTCGCACGTATCAGGACTTCTCTAAACCCGGTAAATCTCGTGATTGGGAGGTTAATGAGAAAAATCTTACCAAAGGATTGGAAATTGCAAAACTTGTCATAAACAGTAATGATGTTGACCTTAAATCAAATAGTGTCTCCCGTGGAGGAACAAATCTCGTTGTTAAATTAAATACTCCTTTATCCCCTAAATCTTCTTGCAATATTATTATCGACTGGAGTTTCATAATCCCTGAAGACTTCCCGCGGATGGGTAAATATGATTCCACATCTTACATGATAGGTCATTGGTATCCACAGGTTTCGGTCTTTGATGATATTGATGGATGGGATATGATTGATTATAAAGGTCAGGTAGAATACTACAATGACTTTAATAATTTCAACGTTAAAATAACAACAGATAGACCCAATATGTGTGTTTGGGCAACAGGATTATTGCAAAATCCTGATGAAATACTTCAAGATTATTATTTGAAACTGTATAACGCTGCTGTTAAGGATGATGATTTCTTTGAAGTTGATTGTTCAGTCCTTAATTCGACTAATCAATTAACAAAAAATAATGGGAATAATGTTTGGTATTTTAAAGCTGATAATGTACCGGATTTTGCTTTTGCAATGAGTGATCACTATAAGTGGAAAATGAAAAATGTTAATTCCGGAAAAGTTAATCTTCATACAGCTTTCAGACCAAATGCTCTGGCTTACAATAAATACAATGTATTTAATATTGCAGAAAAATTCATTGAATATATGGGGAACACATACCCTGGCGTTCCATATCCTTATTCTTCAATGACTGTTTTTAACGGCGAGGGGGGTATGGAATATCCGATGATTATTAACGATGATGATACAGAGACCTGGGAATCAACTGTTTACCTTACTTCTCACGAAATGTCTCATACTTTTTTCCCTTTTTACATAGGTACTAATGAGCGTAAGTATGCTTGGATGGATGAAGGATGGGCTGTCTTCCTGCCGCAGGAATTTCAAAGTTTAATGGAAAAATTTGCCCCTGTTGATTCTTTTAGAGATACTAACAGAATAGATTCAAGAGCCTACAACGTTATCTCATATCTTAAAACCGCAGGAACGTTTTATGATATTCCAATGCTGTCTATATCAAATCAGTTGCGCTCCCCTTCTTATCGTCTCAATGCATACAATAAAGCCGCTCTGGTTTATGATATACTCAAAGAGATGGTCGGCGATGTAATGTTTAAAGATTTTTTAAAAGAGTACATTCGAATTTGGAATGGTAAGCACCCGACTCCATACGACTTTTTTAATCTTTTTAACACGTTTACAAAAACTGATTATAACTGGTTCTGGAAGAGATGGTTTATGGAATTCGGTACTGCGGATTTAGGTCTGTATAAATTCAATCAGAATGATGACTTCACTCTTAGTTTTGTTGTTTCCAATAAAGGTGGGATGCCTGTTCCGGTTCAAATTAGTATTACAGACGTTAATAATAGAAATATCGTAATTAAAAAAAGTGCTTCTGTTTGGGAAAACACTAATTCAATCTCAATTAGCGATAAATTTACTGGTAAAGTTTCGGTTATAATATTGGGGAGTAAATATATTCCTGATTCAAACTTAAATGATAACGAAATCAGGAACAATTAA
- a CDS encoding WYL domain-containing transcriptional regulator, which yields MPKEISKELIRQIDIISMVLDKPDNFSENDISRLVSESLTTVRRDFTKIREIGIPLHSSKRRLKINQKISTKLLNKLINTYLALNDTDTIKNLKGIRQIFKDETLKYFVQIVKSINQKTKIEFDYEKDEKRITLRRNVIPVGLLKTSRSFILVGLENDDIQKVRFYLIEKLQNINFTSKKSAHKSLPSMYEFLKDSWGIYQSGVVENVELLFDNSCTNIKNRVFINNQIILETEKGVLFKAKLKISREFISWILGWGNKCKVIKPKSLRNEIIKTAKDIIKKY from the coding sequence ATGCCAAAAGAAATTTCAAAAGAATTAATAAGACAGATTGACATTATATCAATGGTTCTGGATAAACCTGATAATTTTTCCGAAAATGATATATCTCGATTAGTATCTGAAAGCCTGACAACAGTTCGTAGAGATTTCACTAAGATTAGAGAAATTGGGATCCCTCTACACTCATCAAAAAGAAGGTTAAAAATTAATCAAAAAATATCTACGAAGCTGCTCAATAAACTCATCAATACATATCTGGCTCTTAATGATACTGATACAATTAAGAACTTAAAAGGAATAAGACAAATTTTTAAAGATGAGACGCTGAAATACTTCGTTCAAATCGTAAAGTCAATAAATCAGAAAACAAAAATCGAATTCGATTATGAAAAAGATGAGAAAAGGATTACTTTAAGAAGAAATGTAATACCTGTTGGATTATTAAAAACTAGCCGTTCTTTTATCCTGGTAGGACTTGAAAATGATGATATTCAAAAAGTAAGGTTTTATCTAATTGAAAAGTTACAAAACATAAACTTCACCTCAAAAAAGTCTGCACACAAAAGCCTTCCGTCAATGTATGAGTTTCTGAAAGATTCCTGGGGAATTTACCAGTCAGGTGTTGTAGAGAACGTAGAATTGCTTTTCGATAATTCTTGCACCAATATCAAGAACCGAGTCTTCATTAATAATCAAATAATTTTAGAAACCGAAAAAGGAGTACTTTTTAAAGCAAAACTAAAAATATCACGCGAATTCATATCTTGGATACTCGGCTGGGGAAACAAATGCAAAGTTATTAAACCTAAGTCACTTAGAAATGAAATAATAAAGACAGCTAAAGATATCATTAAGAAATATTGA
- the fmt gene encoding methionyl-tRNA formyltransferase — protein sequence MRIILMGSPDFGIPAFRRIVQSDYEVPAVVTVPDKKKGRGLKLNYSDVKKFALEYKIPVLQPENLRDEDFINNLNCLNPDIIVIIAFRILPKEIFTIPKLGSINLHASMLPKYRGAAPINRAIMNGESMSGITTFFLDNSVDTGSIILQKEISININDTFGDVYYRMSEEGANLIIDTINLVKNGTYKLISQDNSIATIAPKIYRKDCLIDWNKDSISLHNYIRGLSPAPSAYTTSNGKVYKVLKSLLSNIKSNKIPGTLFSVDKKLYVSTLDNDLEILSIQPEGKKAMNATDFVNGMSNDFIIFSS from the coding sequence ATGCGAATAATTTTAATGGGTTCGCCGGATTTTGGGATACCTGCTTTCAGAAGGATTGTACAAAGTGACTATGAAGTTCCCGCAGTTGTCACGGTTCCGGATAAGAAAAAAGGCCGAGGACTTAAATTGAATTATTCTGATGTCAAAAAATTCGCTTTGGAGTACAAAATTCCTGTACTTCAGCCTGAGAACCTTCGAGACGAAGATTTCATTAATAATTTGAATTGTTTGAATCCTGACATAATTGTTATAATTGCTTTTCGTATCCTTCCAAAAGAGATTTTTACAATTCCTAAACTAGGTTCGATTAATTTGCATGCATCTATGTTGCCTAAATATAGAGGTGCTGCACCAATAAACCGCGCTATAATGAATGGAGAATCAATGTCTGGCATAACCACTTTTTTTCTTGACAATAGCGTTGACACTGGTAGTATAATTTTACAGAAGGAAATTTCTATTAACATTAATGATACTTTTGGAGATGTATATTATAGAATGTCAGAAGAAGGTGCCAACCTGATAATTGATACAATTAATCTTGTTAAAAACGGAACTTACAAACTGATTAGTCAAGATAATTCAATTGCAACAATAGCTCCAAAGATATATCGTAAGGATTGTTTAATTGATTGGAATAAAGATTCGATATCATTACACAATTACATAAGAGGTCTATCCCCGGCTCCTTCAGCTTATACAACAAGTAATGGAAAAGTATACAAAGTTTTGAAAAGCCTATTGAGTAATATAAAATCAAATAAAATACCAGGAACATTGTTTTCTGTTGATAAAAAACTTTATGTTTCAACCCTTGACAATGATCTTGAAATATTATCTATCCAACCTGAAGGTAAAAAGGCAATGAATGCAACAGATTTTGTTAATGGAATGTCTAACGATTTTATTATATTCTCTTCATGA
- the def gene encoding peptide deformylase, which yields MNFNNIPEQLPITTYGMEILRKEVKPIKKIDKEIIKLVQDMYFTMASAEGIGLAAPQVNFDKSLCVIDISCIDEYKHVKPITLINPVITDNHGEIAIEEGCLSIPEVRAEVKRPEKIFVKYNDFDMNDVSLEADGMLARVIQHEIDHLHGKLFVDHLDEDELKKLKASLNKIKKHKVLPNYPIFNGK from the coding sequence ATGAATTTCAATAATATTCCGGAGCAACTTCCGATTACGACGTACGGTATGGAAATACTTCGTAAAGAAGTTAAACCCATTAAAAAAATTGACAAAGAGATTATTAAACTCGTACAGGATATGTATTTTACCATGGCAAGTGCCGAAGGAATTGGTTTAGCGGCTCCTCAGGTAAATTTCGATAAATCGCTTTGTGTCATTGACATTTCCTGCATAGATGAATACAAGCATGTAAAACCAATTACTTTAATAAATCCTGTCATTACTGATAATCATGGGGAAATTGCTATCGAAGAAGGTTGTCTTAGCATACCGGAAGTAAGAGCTGAAGTAAAAAGACCTGAGAAAATATTCGTTAAGTATAATGACTTTGACATGAATGATGTTTCTCTCGAAGCAGATGGTATGCTCGCAAGAGTCATTCAGCATGAAATAGACCATCTGCATGGTAAACTGTTTGTTGATCATCTCGACGAAGATGAACTGAAGAAACTAAAAGCATCACTTAATAAAATCAAAAAGCACAAAGTATTGCCAAATTATCCAATCTTTAACGGGAAATAA